From a region of the Mycosarcoma maydis chromosome 7, whole genome shotgun sequence genome:
- a CDS encoding uncharacterized protein (related to Guanyl nucleotide exchange factor Sql2), whose product MTSTSAAALGNSLPYTRTSQPRLAYVPASFDDPTPSTGDDSDEPSSFFVRALYDFESNDASSLSFSKGALIEVLTQLESGWWDGLLDNHVRGWFPSNYVEPISDHEAELELISRAQMHAQYSLGLSPHLSADSDSFSRLGLGAGFDGLQALIKGDGIGNSDAFSQLAEAAMLDPKRRIFDPASPQLAHTPVLQLPDASPYRRDTSSLASTSSRSAIPEYPRASSSSASDQMLALERERSRAASVSNPLQPDSAASTSLAAAAAAAAARPRAATGSQADTSPSGDVWVLKTSQRGHTVFYNTRTGATSAQVPPDTRSTHNDTAVFSSPTSRLQPQPMIRTTSSDQNSSADSRKDLYDSSHLGPERSRPTSRNASAESRPSSANSSNTAIFHNGTAPVRAPSSNTADRMPDLTAVPKPWRVRLTDDEKYFFYVHRSTHEIRWNHADAKTKLTILSNVTPRSRSPRHSTIPAIAPIEHSRGAPNLGAGLNITQGVSELQLGSDESDIDGDMNPHLPGKPPKPSSSRHGRHRVGSIASTLAALANHAVLSSPKILPFSLLHEETSAYEMQKALQPPPVPPVSSLVRRANELIRNLAAIATEQIGTNGLAQADVSVCSADGIYLPRLAYATADVVAAIREVLYATGSLSLSSSDVASVSKLVAVPMASSDIPKSLSDTAHVTKDVDLNLYSKVLDTLCTLTNGSDPSDLHVIGVSQKDSLAPTPGSLHLVARKLNAVVSKLVLSSRQVIDHTVTLASSPTSGMESTMTDLDADVFSKLYQCRQRLREDALELARTLQSLGTEAERSRSTALGAPYSRGWLRRVEGSLESDLGLNGVGSTSYGSGMAAGWLGNGFVLPSKCETALMKAEGKGARSNPFDQRRDVESAVVRGLLTLRRIPEKRLDQQMIQQLQQALIRLEAQPGSSVATSALSVLSQYGALEAMIESIDLASGLDVDGPHAKEAKSSSINERNAANAVKARDLMRRFVVLKQIAYDASGSLFLAVQEYGSSAPVVQKQTVKLAKLSAAVVKTLQEIAKVGEEQLRDASPFLGVRASPNGSEDGIILPSTGVFSRRVNTTSNGLHEELDEMARYHKANDDEPEEEAEFMYLGPGIAVPNGPRARSGSRATSVSTSNSPVPSLAAGRLGPMQASNNHRQRSTSVTTGGSVRSLQSFTDTSGRIVSRRGTLGDDAPLTQTTTHDSEHSAGTGITAPSSMSRRKEDEVPWFLEPDYMGDDIVIAQDGSVKGATLEALLARLTMHNSFDASFNNTFLMTYRSFTTTQTLLDLLAQRFRILPPEGLSEDELALWTEKKQIPIRLRVFNVLKSWLEMHFYEGEDEPYLDQVRRFAVEEMGEAPAMKAPSQHLQRLVERRQGEGEQMIRKMVLPNSAPAPILPKNLKKLKFLEIDALEMARQLTLLESRLYNKVKPAECLGLKWTKPGNDVHAKGIMDSITTHNRISAWVAETILQQEDLKKRAALIKHFISIADRCRALNNFSGMWAIVSALSTAPIHRLRRTWDAVSQKYVLVFESLEQLMSASRNWANYREMIHKLKPPCVPFLGRYLGDLTFIEDGNRDRLKENDQLINFGKRQKTAEVIREITIHQSTPYNLAVVPALEKYIEANLVDARSADDLYEQSLLLEPREREDEKIARLLQESGFL is encoded by the coding sequence ATGACCTCGACTTCTGCTGCCGCCCTCGGCAACAGTCTGCCTTATACACGCACGTCTCAACCGCGTCTCGCATATGTCCCTGCGTCTTTCGATGATCCAACTCCTAGCACCGGagacgactcggacgaaCCATCGTCCTTCTTTGTGCGCGCTCTCTACGATTTCGAATCCAACGACGCCAGCTCGCTCTCCTTCTCTAAGGGTGCGCTCATCGAGGTACTCACTCAGCTCGAATCCGGTTGGTGGGATGGTCTGCTGGACAACCATGTTCGAGGTTGGTTTCCTTCCAACTATGTTGAGCCCATCTCGGATCACGAagctgagctcgagctcatctcCCGCGCACAGATGCACGCACAGTACAGTTTGGGCCTCTCGCCTCATCTTTCCGCCGACTCGGATTCCTTCTCAcgtctcggcctcggcgcTGGCTTTGATGGGCTCCAAGCGCTCATCAAAGGTGACGGCATCGGAAACAGCGACGCCTTCAGTCAGCTTGCCGAAGCTGCCATGCTCGATCCAAAGAGACGCATCTTTGATCCAGCTAGTCCCCAACTCGCTCACACACCTGTCTTGCAACTTCCAGACGCATCCCCCTATCGACGCGACACATCCTCACTAGCATCAACATCTTCTCGATCCGCCATCCCTGAATACCCCCGtgcctcttcctcctcggcctcggatCAGATGCTTGCCTTGGAACGCGAACGCTCCAGAGCCGCTTCCGTCTCAAATCCGCTTCAGCCCGATTCCGCGGCGTCCACTTCCTtagctgctgctgccgctgctgccgctgccagACCTAGAGCTGCCACGGGCTCTCAAGCCGATACCTCTCCCTCTGGCGATGTTTGGGTTTTAAAGACTTCTCAGCGAGGACACACCGTCTTTTACAATACCCGCACTGGAGCCACTTCGGCACAGGTCCCCCCAGATACTCGCTCTACTCACAACGACACTGCCGTATTCTCGTCACCCACCAGCAGATTGCAGCCGCAACCCATGATTcgcaccacctcgtccgacCAAAACAGCTCGGCCGACTCTCGCAAGGACCTCTACGACTCGAGTCACCTCGGTCCAGAACGAAGCAGACCCACATCCCGAAATGCCAGTGCAGAGTCGCGCCCCTCTTccgccaacagcagcaacacagCCATCTTTCACAACGGCACCGCACCCGTTCGAGCGCCAAGTTCCAACACGGCCGATCGCATGCCCGACCTTACCGCCGTGCCCAAACCTTGGAGGGTGCGATtgaccgacgacgaaaagTACTTTTTCTATGTCCATCGCTCCACCCACGAGATTCGTTGGAACCATGCCGATGCAAAGACGAAGCTGACCATTCTCTCCAACGTCACTCCTCGCAGCCGTTCGCCTCGACACTCCACCATCCCGGCAATCGCGCCTATCGAACACAGCAGAGGCGCGCCGAATCTGGGCGCTGGCCTCAACATCACCCAGGGCGTCTCAGAGCTTCAGCTCGGATCGGACGAATCCGATATCGACGGCGATATGAATCCACATCTACCCGGCAAGCCACCCAAGCCGTCCTCTTCCAGACATGGCCGCCATCGCGTTGGCAGCATAGCATCTACTCTGGCTGCCCTCGCCAATCACGCCGTGCTTTCATCACCCAAGATCTTGCCTTTCTCCTTGCTACACGAGGAAACCTCCGCCTACGAAATGCAGAAGGCGCTCCAGCCACCTCCTGTGCCGCCTGTCAGCTCCCTCGTTCGACGCGCCAATGAACTCATCCGAAACTTGGCCGCCATTGCCACCGAGCAAATCGGCACCAATGGTCTGGCACAGGCGGATGTCTCGGTCTGCAGCGCCGACGGCATCTACCTGCCCAGATTGGCGTATGCTACTGCCGACGTGGTAGCTGCTATCCGCGAGGTGCTCTATGCCACTGGCTCActctcgctctcgagcagcgatgTGGCTTCCGTCTCCAAGCTTGTCGCCGTACCCATGGCTTCAAGCGATATTCCAAAGTCCCTCTCCGATACCGCCCATGTGACCAAAGACGTCGACCTCAACTTGTACTCTAAGGTGCTCGACACACTTTGCACTTTGACCAATGGCTCTGATCCTTCTGACTTGCATGTCATTGGCGTCAGCCAGAAGGATTCGCTTGCACCAACGCCGGGGTCCCTGCATCTGGTCGCACGCAAGCTCAACGCTGTCGTGTCCAAGCTTGTCCTCTCCTCGCGCCAAGTCATTGATCACACCGTCACCCTAGCTTCTTCGCCTACGTCCGGCATGGAAAGTACCATGaccgatctcgacgccgacgtcTTTTCCAAGCTCTACCAATGCAGACAACGATTGCGCGAAGACgcactcgagctcgcgcGAACGCTTCAGAGTCTCGGCACGGAAGCCGAACGCTCGCGAAGCACCGCCCTTGGGGCACCTTACAGCCGTGGGTGGTTGCGCAGGGTAGAGGGCAGCCTAGAGAGCGACTTGGGCCTCAACGGTGTTGGCTCAACATCCTACGGCAGCGGAATGGCCGCAGGTTGGCTAGGCAACGGTTTCGTGCTTCCTTCCAAGTGCGAGACCGCTCTGATGAAAGCGGAGGGCAAGGGCGCGCGAAGCAATCCCTTTGATCAGCGCAGAGATGTGGAATCGGCGGTGGTGCGCGGTTTGCTAACGTTGCGACGCATCCCTGAAAAGCGATTGGATCAGCAGATGATTCAGCAGCTACAACAAGCGCTCATCCGGCTCGAGGCTCAGccaggcagcagcgtggCTACCTCTGCCTTGTCGGTGCTGTCCCAATATGGCGCCCTTGAAGCTATGATCGAGAGCATCGATCTAGCCTCAggcctcgacgtcgatggccCTCATGCCAAGGAGGCCAAATCCTCGTCCATCAACGAGCGCAATGCTGCGAATGCGGTCAAGGCGCGCGACCTAATGCGTCGCTTTGTGGTCCTTAAACAGATCGCGTATGACGCCTCAGGCTCCCTCTTCCTAGCTGTACAGGAGTACGGCAGCTCGGCCCCGGTCGTGCAAAAGCAGACAGTTaagctggccaagctgTCTGCAGCGGTGGTCAAGACGCTTCAAGAGATCGCCAAGGTGGGCGAAGAGCAGCTACGCGACGCCTCGCCTTTTCTCGGTGTTCGCGCTTCGCCGAACGGCTCTGAAGATGGCATCATTCTGCCTTCCACGGGCGTCTTTTCACGCAGGGtcaacaccaccagcaaTGGTCTTCacgaagagctcgacgagatggccCGCTACCATAAGGccaacgatgacgagccAGAGGAAGAGGCCGAATTCATGTACTTGGGCCCTGGCATCGCTGTCCCCAATGGACCAAGGGCCAGGTCCGGCAGCCGTGCGACCTCTGTGTCGACGTCCAACTCGCCTGTCCCAAGCTTGGCTGCCGGCCGACTGGGACCGATGCAAGCTTCCAACAACCATCGCCAGCGATCCACTTCTGTTACCACGGGCGGCTCGGTGCGTTCACTGCAGTCGTTCACAGACACTTCAGGGCGGATCGTCAGTCGTCGAGGTACGCTGGGCGACGACGCACCTCTGACGCAGACCACGACGCACGATAGCGAACACAGCGCTGGCACCGGCATTACAGCGCCATCGAGTATGTCCCGACGCAAGGAGGATGAGGTGCCGTGGTTCCTCGAGCCCGACTACATGGGCGATGACATTGTGATTGCTCAGGACGGCTCGGTCAAGGGGGCTACACTCGAGGCGTTGTTGGCGCGTCTGACGATGCACAATTCGTTTGACGCATCGTTCAACAACACGTTCCTGATGACGTACCGCTCGTTTAcgacgacgcagacgcTGCTGGATCTATTGGCGCAGCGATTCCGCATCCTGCCGCCGGAAGGGCTCagcgaggacgagctggcgctTTGgaccgagaagaagcaaatTCCGATCCGACTTCGGGTATTCAACGTACTCAAGAGTTGGCTCGAGATGCACTTTTACGAGGGCGAGGATGAGCCGTACCTGGACCAGGTTCGACGCTTTGCGGTCGAGGAGATGGGCGAAGCGCCGGCGATGAAGGCGCCTTCGCAGCATCTGCAGAGGTTGGTGGAAAGGAGGCAGGGCGAGGGCGAGCAGATGATCCGCAAGATGGTACTGCCGAACTCTGCGCCTGCGCCCATCTTGCCCAAGAAtctcaagaagctcaagttcctcgagatcgacgcgCTGGAGATGGCCAGGCagctgacgctgctcgagtcgagatTGTACAACAAGGTCAAGCCTGCCGAGTGCTTGGGGCTCAAGTGGACCAAGCCGGGCAATGACGTGCATGCCAAGGGCATCATGGACAGCATCACCACGCACAACCGCATCTCGGCGTGGGTGGCCGAGACGATCTTGCAGCAGGAGGATCTGAAGAAGCGCGCGGCGCTTATCAAGCACTTTATCAGCATTGCCGATCGGTGTCGTGCACTCAACAACTTCTCGGGCATGTGGGCCATCGTCTCTGCGCTGTCCACAGCGCCGATCCATCGGCTACGACGAACGTGGGACGCTGTCTCGCAGAAGTACGTGCTGGTGTTTGAATCGCTGGAGCAGCTCATGTCGGCGTCACGCAATTGGGCCAACTACCGCGAGATGATCCACAAGCTCAAACCGCCGTGTGTACCGTTTTTGGGGCGATACCTTGGTGACCTCACCTTcatcgaggatggcaaCCGGGATCGACTCAAGGAGAACGACCAGCTGATCAACTTTGGCAAGCGACAGAAGACAGCCGAGGTGATCAGGGAGATTACGATCCATCAATCTACCCCGTACAACCTTGCCGTCGTCCCGGCACTTGAAAAGTACATTGAGGCAAATCTGGTAGATGCAAGGTCTGCCGATGACTTGTACGAGCAGagtctgctgctcgagccgCGCGAGCGAGAGGACGAGAAGATTGCGAGGTTGTTACAGGAGAGTGGATTTTTGTAG